In Gymnogyps californianus isolate 813 chromosome 1, ASM1813914v2, whole genome shotgun sequence, the following are encoded in one genomic region:
- the SOCS2 gene encoding suppressor of cytokine signaling 2 yields the protein MTLRSAGSLESAEGSRARWGHPGAAAPVAEESREAAQLAAAMEELRRAGWYWGNMSVAEAKERLQDAPEGTFLVRDSSHSEYLLTISVKTSAGPTNLRIEYQDGKFRLDSITCVRSRLKQFNSVVHLIEYYVLMCKDRTETPSNGTVHLYLNKPLYTSAPSLQHRCRITINKCTNQIWELPLPTRLKEYLKEYQYQV from the exons aTGACCCTGCGCTCCGCCGGGTCCCTGGAGAGCGCGGAGGGCTCCCGGGCGCGCTGGGGGCaccccggggcggcggcgcctgTTGCCGAGGAGTCCCGTGAGGCGGCGCAGCTGGCCGCAGCTATGGAGGAGCTGCGGCGGGCAG GGTGGTACTGGGGCAACATGAGTGTGGCTGAAGCCAAAGAGAGATTACAGGATGCCCCCGAAGGGACCTTCTTGGTTAGGGACAGTTCACATTCAGAGTATCTACTGACTATTTCGGTAAAAACATCAGCGGGACCGACCAATCTACGTATAGAATATCAAGATGGCAAGTTTAGACTGGACTCTATCACTTGTGTCAGATCTAGACTTAAACAGTTCAACAGCGTTGTGCATTTGATTGAGTACTATGTTCTTATGTGCAAGGACAGAACCGAAACACCTTCAAATGGAACAGTTCATCTCTACTTGAACAAACCTCTCTATACGTCCGCTCCATCTCTGCAACACCGCTGCAGAATAACTATAAACAAATGTACAAATCAGATCTGGGAGCTGCCATTACCGACAAGACTAAAAGAGTACTTGAAAGAGTACCAATACCAGGTATAA